One genomic window of Sardina pilchardus chromosome 15, fSarPil1.1, whole genome shotgun sequence includes the following:
- the ivns1abpa gene encoding influenza virus NS1A-binding protein homolog A: MKMIPNGYLIFEDESFLDSTVAKMNALRKSGQFCDVRLQVCGHELMAHRAVLACCSPYLFEIFNSDAEPHGVAHVKFEDLDPQAVEVLLNYAYTAQLKADKELVKEVYSAAKRLKMERVKQICGDYLLSKMDAQSAISYRHFASGMGDARLLGKIDGFIQENLLEVSEQEDFLKLPRLKLEVMLEDNLMLPSNGKLYSKVISWVQRSLWENGEPLERLMEEVQTLYYSADHKLLDRALLDGQVEVFGAEEDHIQFVQKKAPRETVNRQLSTSSSGTLSPGSTKQSCKHEWKYIASEKTTNNTYLCLAVLEGMLCVIFLHGRNSPQSSPSATPCLLKSLSWEGPLETAEERPLAPMHYARSGLGTAALDGRLIAAGGYNREECLRTVECYDLKNDRWTFVAPMRTPRARFQMAVLMGQLYVMGGSNGHSDELSCGETYNPTTDEWTQVPELRTNRCNAGVCSLSNKLYVVGGSDPCGQKGLKNCDAFDPVTKVWNNCAPLNIRRHQAAVCELDGFMYAIGGAESWNCLNSVERYNPDNNTWTLIAPMNVARRGAGVTVYEGKLFVVGGFDGSRALRCVEMYDPARNEWRLLGSMTSARSNAGVALLGNYIFAVGGFDGNEFLNTMELYDLDTDEWTSCATDFTSA; encoded by the exons ATGAAAATGATTCCCAACGGCTATCTGATATTCGAGGACGAAAGCTTTTTGGATTCCACCGTGGCCAAGATGAATGCGCTCCGCAAGAGCGGCCAGTTCTGTGACGTCagactgcag GTGTGCGGTCATGAGCTGATGGCCCACCGGGCCGTGCTGGCCTGCTGCAGCCCCTACCTATTTGAGATTTTCAACAGCGACGCAGAGCCACACGGCGTGGCCCACGTCAAGTTCGAGGACTTGGACCCACAAGCCGTGGAGGTTCTGCTCAACTACGCCTACACTGCCCA ACTGAAGGCTGATAAGGAACTGGTGAAGGAGGTCTACTCTGCTGCCAAACGActcaagatggagagagtgaagcaG ATCTGCGGAGACTACCTGCTCTCCAAGATGGACGCCCAGAGTGCCATTTCCTACCGCCACTTTGCCAGCGGAATGGGAGATGCCCGGCTGCTCGGCAAGATCGACGGCTTCATCCAGGAGAACCTGCTGGAGGTGTCTGAGCAGGAGGACTTTCTCAAGCTGCCCCGCCTGAAG TTGGAGGTGATGCTGGAGGACAACCTGATGTTGCCTAGCAACGGGAAGCTGTACTCCAAGGTGATCTCCTGGGTGCAGCGCAGCCTGTGGGAGAATGGCGAGCCGCTGGAGAGGCTGATGGAGGAG gtgcAAACGCTGTACTACTCAGCTGACCACAAGCTCCTGGACAGAGCTCTGCTGGACGGGCAGGTCGAGGTGTTTGGGGCTGAGGAAGATCACATCCAGTTTGTGCAG AAGAAGGCCCCTCGCGAGACCGTGAACAGGCAGCTGAGCACCAGCTCCTCTGGCACCCTCTCTCCCGGCTCCACCAAGCAGTCCTGCAAGCACGAGTGGAAGTACATCGCCTCAGAGAAGACCACCA acaACACCTACCTGTGTCTGGCGGTGCTGGAGGGCATGCTGTGCGTGATCTTCCTGCACGGGCGCAACTCTCCCCAGAGCTCTCCGTCGGCCACGCCCTGCCTGCTCAAGAGCCTGAGCTGGGAGGGCCCGCTGGAGACGGCCGAGGAGCGCCCGCTGGCCCCCATGCACTACGCCCGCTCCGGCCTGGGCACCGCCGCTCTGGACGGACGCCTCATTGCCGCAG GTGGTTACAACCGGGAAGAGTGTTTGCGGACTGTGGAGTGTTACGACCTGAAGAACGACCGCTGGACGTTTGTGGCTCCCATGCGCACGCCTCGGGCTCGCTTCCAGATGGCTGTGCTTATG GGGCAACTTTATGTGATGGGCGGCTCCAACGGCCACTCGGATGAGCTGAGCTGCGGGGAGACGTACAACCCGACCACGGACGAATGGACTCAGGTGCCAGAGCTTCGGACCAATCGCTGCAACGCAG GTGTCTGTTCCCTTAGCAACAAACTGTACGTTGTGGGAGGCTCAGACCCCTGTGGCCAGAAGGGCTTGAAGAACTGCGACGCCTTTGACCCGGTCACCAAAGTCTGGAATAACTGTGCCCCCCTCAACATCA GGAGGCATCAGGCAGCGGTGTGCGAGTTGGACGGCTTCATGTACGCGATTGGAGGAGCGGAGTCTTGGAACTGCCTGAACAGCGTGGAGCGCTACAACCCTGACAACAACACCTGGACCCTCATCGCCCCCATGAACGTGGCCCGCCGGGGTGCTGGTGTGACCGTGTACGAAG GCAAGCTGTTTGTGGTGGGTGGTTTTGACGGTTCTCGCGCTCTGCGCTGTGTCGAGATGTACGACCCAGCCCGCAACGAGTGGAGGCTGCTGGGAAGCATGACGTCGGCGCGCAGCAACGCGGGCGTGGCCCTGCTCGGCAACTACATCTTCGCCGTGGGCGGCTTCGATGGCAACGAGTTCCTGAACACCATGGAGCTGTACGACTTGGATACAGACGAGTGGACCTCCTGTGCCACCGACTTCACCTCAGCCTGA